In Homo sapiens chromosome 11, GRCh38.p14 Primary Assembly, one DNA window encodes the following:
- the CNIH2 gene encoding protein cornichon homolog 2 isoform X1, whose product MDLTTPLCCCVLFNASPQNFCVKIIAFDELRTDFKNPIDQGNPARARERLKNIERICCLLRKLVVPEYSIHGLFCLMFLCAAEWVTLGLNIPLLFYHLWRYFHRPADGSEVMYDAVSIMNADILNYCQKESWCKLAFYLLSFFYYLYSMVYTLVSF is encoded by the exons ATGGACCTGACCACCCCACTCTGCTGCTGTGTACTCTTCAATGCCTCCCCCCAAAATTTTTGTGTTAAA ATCATAGCCTTTGATGAGCTGCGGACCGACTTCAAGAACCCCATCGACCAGGGGAACCCTGCGCGGGCA CGCGAGCGTTTAAAAAACATCGAACGCATCTGCTGCCTCCTGAGGAAG CTGGTGGTCCCAGAATACTCCATCCACGGCCTCTTCTGTCTGATGTTTCTGTGTGCAGCAGAGTGGGTGACCCTGGGCCTCAACATCCCCCTCCTCTTCTACCACCTCTGGAG GTACTTCCACCGTCCTGCAGATGGCTCTGAGGTCATGTATGATGCGGTCTCCATCATGAATGCTGACATTCTCAACTACTGCCAGAAGGAGTCCTGGTGCAAACTTGCCTTCTACCTGCTCTCCTTCTTCTATTACCTGTACAG TATGGTTTATACGTTGGTGAGTTTCTAA
- the YIF1A gene encoding protein YIF1A isoform 2 (isoform 2 is encoded by transcript variant 2) yields MAYHSGYGAHGSKHRARAAPDPPPLFDDTSGGYSSQPGGYPATGADVAFSVNHLLGDPMANVAMAYGSSIASHGKDMVHKELHRFVSVSKLKYFFAVDTAYVAKKLGLLVFPYTHQNWEVQYSRDAPLPPRQDLNAPDLYIPTMAFITYVLLAGMALGIQKRMILSVLTGLLFGSDGYYVALAWTSSALMYFIVRSLRTAALGPDSMGGPVPRQRLQLYLTLGAAAFQPLIIYWLTFHLVR; encoded by the exons ATGGCTTATCACTCGGGCTACGGAGCCCACG GCTCCAAGCACAGGGCCCGGGCAGCCCCGGATCCCCCTCCCCTCTTCGATGACACAAGCGGTGGTTATTCCAGCCAGCCCGGGGGATACCCAGCCACAGGAGCAGACGTGGCCTTCAGTGTCAACCACTTGCTTGGGGACCCAATGGCCAATGTGGCTATGGCCTATGGCAGCTCCATCGCATCCCATGGGAAGGACATGGTGCACAAGGAG ctGCACCGTTTTGTGTCTGTGAGCAAACTCAAGTATTTTTTTGCTGTGGACACAGCCTACGTGGCCAAGAAGCTAGGGCTGCTGGTCTTCCCCTACACACACCAG aACTGGGAAGTGCAGTACAGTCGTGATGCTCCTCTGCCCCCCCGGCAAGACCTCAACGCCCCTGACCTCTATATCCCCA CGATGGCCTTCATTACTTACGTGCTCCTGGCTGGGATGGCACTGGGCATTCAGAAAAG aatGATCCTCAGTGTGCTCACGGGGCTGCTGTTCGGCAGCGATGGCTACTACGTGGCGCTGGCCTGGACCTCATCGGCGCTCATGTACTTCATT GTGCGCTCTTTGCGGACAGCAGCCCTGGGCCCCGACAGCATGGGGGGCCCCGTCCCCCGGCAGCGTCTCCAGCTCTACCTGACTCTGGGAGCTGCAGCCTTCCAGCCCCTCATCATATACTGGCTGACTTTCCACCTGGTCCGGTGA
- the YIF1A gene encoding protein YIF1A isoform 1 (isoform 1 is encoded by transcript variant 1), protein MAYHSGYGAHGSKHRARAAPDPPPLFDDTSGGYSSQPGGYPATGADVAFSVNHLLGDPMANVAMAYGSSIASHGKDMVHKELHRFVSVSKLKYFFAVDTAYVAKKLGLLVFPYTHQNWEVQYSRDAPLPPRQDLNAPDLYIPTMAFITYVLLAGMALGIQKRFSPEVLGLCASTALVWVVMEVLALLLGLYLATVRSDLSTFHLLAYSGYKYVGMILSVLTGLLFGSDGYYVALAWTSSALMYFIVRSLRTAALGPDSMGGPVPRQRLQLYLTLGAAAFQPLIIYWLTFHLVR, encoded by the exons ATGGCTTATCACTCGGGCTACGGAGCCCACG GCTCCAAGCACAGGGCCCGGGCAGCCCCGGATCCCCCTCCCCTCTTCGATGACACAAGCGGTGGTTATTCCAGCCAGCCCGGGGGATACCCAGCCACAGGAGCAGACGTGGCCTTCAGTGTCAACCACTTGCTTGGGGACCCAATGGCCAATGTGGCTATGGCCTATGGCAGCTCCATCGCATCCCATGGGAAGGACATGGTGCACAAGGAG ctGCACCGTTTTGTGTCTGTGAGCAAACTCAAGTATTTTTTTGCTGTGGACACAGCCTACGTGGCCAAGAAGCTAGGGCTGCTGGTCTTCCCCTACACACACCAG aACTGGGAAGTGCAGTACAGTCGTGATGCTCCTCTGCCCCCCCGGCAAGACCTCAACGCCCCTGACCTCTATATCCCCA CGATGGCCTTCATTACTTACGTGCTCCTGGCTGGGATGGCACTGGGCATTCAGAAAAG GTTCTCCCCGGAGGTGCTGGGCCTGTGTGCAAGCACAGCGCTGGTGTGGGTGGTGATGGAGGTGCTGGCCCTGCTCCTGGGCCTCTACCTGGCCACCGTGCGCAGTGACCTGAGCACCTTTCACCTGCTGGCCTACAGTGGCTACAAATACGTGGG aatGATCCTCAGTGTGCTCACGGGGCTGCTGTTCGGCAGCGATGGCTACTACGTGGCGCTGGCCTGGACCTCATCGGCGCTCATGTACTTCATT GTGCGCTCTTTGCGGACAGCAGCCCTGGGCCCCGACAGCATGGGGGGCCCCGTCCCCCGGCAGCGTCTCCAGCTCTACCTGACTCTGGGAGCTGCAGCCTTCCAGCCCCTCATCATATACTGGCTGACTTTCCACCTGGTCCGGTGA
- the TMEM151A gene encoding transmembrane protein 151A, with protein MPEDGAGDGGEVPALIPDGEPLREEQRPLKQSLGSSLCRESHWKCLLLTLLIHACGAVVAWCRLATVPRLVLGPEAALARGAGGPPPTYPASPCSDGYLYIPLAFVSLLYLLYLAECWHCHVRSCQAPRTDAHTVLALIRRLQQAPPCVWWKATSYHYVRRTRQITRYRNGDAYTTTQVYHERADSRTARGEFDYSAHGVRDVSKELVGLAEHAATRLRFTKCFSFGSAEAEASYLTQRARFFSANEGLDDYLEAREGMHLKDVDFRESLMVFADPRSPPWYARAWVFWLVSAATLSWPLRVVAAYGTAHVHYQVEKLFGASSPPPGAVPSGPPLSRVATVDFTELEWHICSNRQLVPSYSEAVVMGAGSGAYLRGCQRCRRSVSSNSLPPARPSGPRLPFSRSRLSLGAGGRATPGVFRSLSGGPLGRRGEDTEPLESPPCYEDALYFPVLIVHGDSGCQGDGQGAL; from the exons ATGCCCGAGGACGGCGCTGGCGACGGCGGGGAGGTGCCCGCGCTCATCCCGGACGGCGAGCCGCTGCGGGAAGAG CAGCGGCCCCTGAAACAGTCCCTGGGAAGCTCCCTGTGCCGCGAGTCGCACTGGAAGTGCCTGCTCCTCACGCTGCTCATCCACGCCTGCGGGGCCGTGGTGGCCTGGTGTCGCCTGGCCACAGTGCCGCGGCTGGTCCTGGGGCCCGAGGCCGCCTTGGCCCGGGGAGCCGGGGGCCCGCCACCGACCTACCCGGCCAGCCCCTGCTCCGATGGCTACCTGTACATCCCGCTGGCCTTCGTCTCCCTCCTCTACCTCCTCTACCTGGCTGAGTGCTGGCACTGTCACGTGCGGTCCTGCCAGGCGCCACGCACCGACGCCCACACGGTGCTGGCGCTGATCCGCCGGCTGCAGCAGGCGCCGCCGTGCGTCTGGTGGAAGGCCACCAGCTATCACTACGTGCGGCGCACACGCCAGATCACGCGCTACCGCAACGGCGACGCCTACACCACCACGCAGGTGTACCATGAGCGCGCTGACAGCCGCACGGCCCGCGGCGAGTTTGACTACTCGGCGCACGGCGTCCGCGACGTCTCCAAGGAGCTGGTGGGGCTGGCGGAGCACGCGGCCACGCGGCTGCGCTTCACCAAGTGCTTCAGCTTCGGCAGCGCGGAGGCCGAGGCCTCGTACCTCACGCAGCGGGCGCGCTTCTTCAGCGCCAACGAGGGCCTGGACGACTATCTGGAGGCGCGCGAGGGCATGCACCTGAAGGACGTAGACTTCCGCGAGTCGCTCATGGTCTTCGCCGACCCCCGCAGCCCGCCCTGGTACGCGCGCGCCTGGGTCTTCTGGCTCGTGTCGGCGGCCACGCTGTCGTGGCCCCTGCGCGTCGTGGCCGCCTATGGCACGGCTCACGTGCACTACCAGGTGGAGAAGCTCTTTGGCGCCAGCTCGCCCCCGCCGGGGGCCGTGCCCAGCGGGCCCCCGCTGTCCCGCGTGGCCACAGTGGACTTCACTGAGCTCGAGTGGCACATCTGCTCCAACCGGCAGCTGGtgcccagctactcggaggccgTGGTCATGGGCGCGGGCTCGGGCGCCTACCTCAGAGGCTGCCAGCGCTGCCGCCGCTCTGTCAGCAGCAACTCGCTGCCCCCCGCCCGGCCCAGCGGGCCCCGCCTGCCCTTCAGCCGCAGCCGCCTCTCGCTGGGCGCTGGCGGCCGGGCCACGCCAGGGGTCTTCCGCAGCCTGAGCGGGGGGCCGCTGGGGCGCCGTGGAGAGGACACGGAACCCCTGGAGAGCCCGCCCTGCTATGAGGACGCCCTCTACTTCCCGGTGCTCATTGTCCACGGAGACAGCGGCTGCCAGGGGGATGGGCAGGGTGCTCTCTGA